In Macrobrachium nipponense isolate FS-2020 chromosome 13, ASM1510439v2, whole genome shotgun sequence, the DNA window AAGCGCCCCAGGAATAAAGAGAACAATTGGAGACAGGTCCATTCCGACTGTTTGTGTGTCGGCGTTACCCTGAATAATGGTTGCCAGCCTAGTTCAAAGGAATGTTATTGATCAGACTTCATTTGAATTCAAGCACTCATGCAATATGTACACCTTTACGCGCTGTGATCTGAATGTACATCGTCATATCCCCAGAATATGGACGCAGAGTTTCCGAGCTGGTGCTGTGCGAGGGAACTTCATCAACTATTTATTAACGGTATTGCTCGCAAGAGGTTGAATGCAAGCAACCACTGCTTGAAGATCATACAGTCCAGAAAGATTTGGTGACCGACTCCTCTGcaagacaaaaacaaacaagcaaaagatCGTGTCTACTTAGACGTTTGCCCTTTTGACAGGGTTTCGCTGAAGACACGTAGACAAACTCTCATGCGTACTTGTGTAGTTTTATGTATGCCTGTAGCTGCGGCGTAAGTTAAACTTCGTTGCCCTGGATAATTTGAAGATAGATCAATATATaaagacagacatacatacacatatgtatacatacatacacacataatatatatacatatatatatatatatatatatatatatgtataatatatatataagtgaatacacaggaaaaatgaaaggcagaaatccaagcgctttcgtctttactaagacattgtcaggaACGTtcctgacaatgtcttagtaaagacgaaagcgcttggatttctgcctttcattttcctgtggtattcacttatatatatatataacatatatatatatatatatatatatatatatatatatatatatatatatatatatatatatatatatatatccacacatcaAAAGTAACTAAAGTAAGCAGGGGAAGGGCACAGGTACACATACGCATGCAGAGTTTTCACTGGATGTGTATGTGTACCTACGCTCTtcccctgcatatatatatatatatatatatatatatatagatatatatatatatatatatattttatatatatatataaatatatatatatatatatatatacatatatatatatatatataaatatatcatatatatatataaatataataaatatataaatatatatatatatatattagtatatatatatatatatatatattatatagatatgtattatatattatatttataaaagatatatgccacgaaggaaaaataaacgaaggaggatctgcgagacctttcgacgttaaacgtcctttactgctctgtaaaggacgtttaaacatCAAAAAGGTCttgcagatactccttcgtttatttttccttcgtgtatatatctttatttatggatttatcacgttcctaactttcgtgattcagttatacatatatatatatatatatatatatatatatatatatatatatatatatatatatatatatatatatatatatctcaggtaCTTTGCAACgcgacccccacccccacaaagcAAGGGGGTAAAAAGGGAGGGAGGACTGAGATGTGTAATAACTCACGACGAGAGTAGAGCTTGTCGGTATTCATTCATCCTTAGCGTGAGAATGAAGACAGCAGCTATTTAACATCAGAATTGTTCAAATAATGTTTTGTAGCAATTCACAGTAGGCTAAAATGCGATTATTGATGTATGCCGGTCTGCAAAAAGATAGTTCTGAACAGACGAAGTAGAGGCAGTCTTTGATATTGAAAAAGCATGACATAGGGACTGTCAGTCCTTAAAATTTACAAGTATTTGTGGGCGAAGAGATTCAGCAATGAATGTTAACAAGGATATCGTTATAAGAGTTTATGAGAGacagaagaataaaaatagaatgatAGAAGAATGGGAACGGTAGATGGTAAGACAGAAATAGAATGAATCACAGGACACACAAAGCATGCAAACTGACCAGTTCCAGTTCTACCGAAGATTTggaaatgcataatatatatatatatatatatatatatagatatatatatatatatatatatatgtgtgtgtgtgtctgtgtgtgtgtgcgtattatatataagcatatgtgcgcgtgtgtaaaaacatagtatatatatatatatatatatatgtatatattattacacacacacatacatatgtgtgcgtgcgtgcatgtgtataaacacacagtagatatgtatatataaatatatatgtatatgtatcgacattgtatacatatgcattatatatgtatatatatatatatattatattaatatatatatatagttaaacaatatcaatatatacatatttatgaaatatatatatgtatattacagacacacacacacacatatatatatatatatatatatatatatatatatatatattatatatatatatatatatattgcttccaTAGAGGACCTCATTAATACAGATGGTTGAAATGAAGATATTCTTCGTTTGCAAGCTTTCAGACTCGTCtgcctccatcttcaaggaaCCAAAATATAGTAGTATTTGCTCTTTTGAAGATGGAGCCAGACGTCTGAAAACTTGGAAATAAAGAAGCTTCCATATTAAACCTTCTCTAGGTACTACTGAGGTCATCTGTGAAAGTAATAACTTTAAGCGGGGTGGATTTGCGTTGTTTgggatatatacatgtatatatatatatatatatatatatatatataatatatatatatatatatatatatatatatatatatatatactatatatatatatatatatatataatatatatagtatatatagtatatatatatatatatatatatatatatatatatatatatatatatatatatatatatatatatatatatatatatatatatatatatatatatatatatatatatatatatatatatatatatatatatatatatatatatatatatatatatatatatatatatatatatatatatatatatatatatatatatatatatatatatatatatatatatatatatatatatatatatatatatatatatatatatatatatatatatatatatatatatatatatatatatatatatatatatataattatatatatatagatatatatatatatagatatatatatatatatatatatatatatatatacatatatatatatatatatatatatatatttatcgaggAACGATATTCATATGAACTCTGATTACAACGACGCTTTTGGCAAGCTTGACATGTGAActtcaacaaccaattcagtgCGCTACAACATTTGGTAGCAATGATTTAGCCGGGATCGCGGGACATATAAAACAACGTCTTTCCTATAGTACGGTTTGGAATGGAAGGCTGAAACATCTTCGCGCCTGACACTATATGCGGTGATCATTTAGGCATTTTTGCAACACATTCATTACACAATCGTTCGTTAACGTGCTAATTCTGGCACAAAACACATGATAAAACGAAATATGCAAGAGGTTCCCACGACTCTGTTAAAGGCAGACTTGAAAGACAATACATACAAGAAAGAACCATTGAGTTTTGCCGCCTGCTTTCTTCTTCGTGACTTCAGGTTCGGAACCGCAGCAGATGTAATTCGAGAGAAAATTATGCACACATttttccttgatatatatatatatatatatatatatatatatatatatatatatatatatatatatatatatatatatatacaaataaacgaTCACCGACGTTCCACATCGCTTGATGCATTTCAAGGCTGAAAAAGCGGATAAAATAATAAACCattgtatatataagataaaaatatatacaaaactttagtttttctttccttatttatattacaatacAAAGCAACAAGATGACACCATGAAAACGCAGGACACCTCTGCATTGCATATTGGTGGTAAAAGTGAGACTAAAAACGAAGGTAAATATTAATGAAACGGATACACAAAAGCATTAGGCAATGAACAACCGTGTTGACGATGATTGGTTGTTGAGTGTTGGAATCAACAGTTTGATCATTATGGAGCCAAGGATGTTTAATTCCTCCTTTCTCTGTACTTTTCCCAAAACTTTATAATCGTTAACGTCTATATGAGGTTTCGTatctttacaaaatttctttcatTAAATTGGTCAGGACTGAACAGTTTGCTCCCAGTGTGAGGTCGCAATGAGACCGAACTGAGTACTGATTTATTGCCTGGGCGGACGGAAATGGAGTACATGACCCCTGAGTCTTGCGACCTGCAGACAGACAGGAGAATTTGTGGTTTTTAGCAGTTAATAAAATGACAATGGGAAAAGAAAcaatggacatacattgatgaattatatatcggcAGAAAGGCCAGGTTctacatacaagtatatacatGTGATTCTTGCCGCTTAGCTAGCTGAGATACAAATTCATGATTAGTGGGTAAAGGACTTTACAAGTACTCCCTCCTGAagacaattattaataattaataattggaAGATTTGTACTGTTAATCCCAATATCATGTTGGTATCAGTAGCTGTCCCTGAGTTCTTGATATTTGTGGTCGTGGGGCGGTCTTGACTATTGAGTCATCCGGCAGGAATGCCAGGATGCCGTCTTTAGTCCGGCCCCTGGGACGACCTCGACCTTGTCTTGGGATGTCAGTTTCTTCGCTTAAGGTCTTGTTTTGTGGAGGAATTCTTGGATGTCTGCTGGTCTTCCCCCAGGTTTCGTTATCCATCAGGAAGGTTGGCTTTAACCTGTCAATGGATACCCAGTTTTCACGTCCGTGGATTTCAGCGAGGTAGGCCTTGGAGTTTCTTGTGATGATATGGTATGGGCCTCTGCATGGTCTGGATAGGGGTGGGTGGTGGGAATTGTCTCTTAGGAAGACGTGTGGACAGGTTACTAGGCCTTCTGGGATGTAGTTATGTGTCCTGTCCGTGAAAGTCTTCCGGCAGGGTGCTAACTTCTTTGCTACTCCCTTAGCCTTATAAGGGGTGTATCTCGGTCATCTGGTTCTGTAGGGAAGAATTCATCCAGTACTGACAGTCTTCCCTGTAGACTTTTTCTGCAAGAGATTCTTCACCGTTCACTTTTGGTGCTGTTCGAAGCCCTAGCAGGACCAAGGGCAGCTGCGCCTTCCAGTTTTTGTTGGTACACTGTGCCATCAGTGCTACTTTTAACGAACAGTGGGCCCTTTTCACCATTTCATTGGCCGCAGGGTTGTATGCTGTCATGCTGAGAAGTGCTGTGCCCATCAGGCATGCCTGAGAGACTCAGAGTTCTGACAGATGACAAAGGGCCACTCGTACTTATGACCCAGAATGGATATTCTGTGGGTCTGGGTTCTGTAGCAGTGGATGGGGCTTCCGTTTGCGGCCACTAGTGCTGCTGTGGAGTTGGGTTGGTAGTCAGTCCTCCCTCGATGGCCAGAAGACCGACTGCATGGCTCCCGTATCTACCAGAATTCGGCTCCCCGAGATCGTGGTTTGGTTGAAGAATCCCACTGGTTTGGATTCCCTGTTGTTTGCAGCCACTACTGTTATGGGTGGCTGTCCTCTGCGTTCTTTCTGAATCGTCGGTGGAAACAACACCAGGCTGGATTTGTCCATGTCCTCTGCACGATGCTCACCAATTTCTCCATTGGAAGTGTGTCTGCCTCCATAATTTGCACCCTCACCTCCTGAGAAAGGGGCCACAGGAATATGTCTCGAGATAGGCTGATCTCCCTTCTTTTGTCAAACTCATCGCAGTCCGGCAGCATCAGGAGGCCTCGTAGTTCGTCCCAGGAGTTCTTGGGGGATGCGTCTCTCAGGGGCTGGTTCATCAGGTCCAGGGTGCATTGTGTTCTCTCTGGGACAGGTATGGAGTATGTCTTGATGAGCTTCCTGCAGAGGTCTTTGTATTTGATTTTTGCTGTCTGCGCGTCTAGCCAAGAGGTAATTCTATCAAACATTTCCTTGAGCAGTGTCGTCATGGTGACCTTGGCTACATGGAAATGTACGTTGGCCCAAGACCCATGACACGGTACTTTGCAGCGAGAATGCTGGCAGCTTTATTACCAGGATTATCACGCTTTTCAAAGGAGAGAGGGGGATGCAGAGGACCTGTGAGTCCTcagattcattttcttttgagttcCATGTCTGGCATTTTGACTCTCAAACAAAAACGTGAATTAAGCGCCATATTTAGTCCGTTAATGGTGTTTGGGGTTCATCAGAAGTCAAAACTAAATGCCATGTGGTTCCGCTAATGACTTTCTGAATACAGTTGATGTGAATTGTAAAAGGCGGGGCCAAACCGTTCGGACACGCCAGAACGTACTTGGGGAAGTACTTCGTAGTTAGTCCATTAATGGCGTGGGTGGTTTTCTGAGGAAGGAGCTTTCAGAAACCTAAACTTTATTGCCGTATGGTTCCGTTAAAGGCTTCTAAAGGTAAGCGCGACCGTAGTGAGTCCGTTATGGCGAAGTCAAAACCCCTGTTTACCGTCACTCCTCGGGTTACCAGTTGTGAGGTCGCAAATGGGACAGAACTGAGTAGTAACTGATTTATTACCTGGTCACGCCGTACACATAGCAGTGTGCAGATGGAAACGGAGTTCCCAACCCCCGAGTCTCGCGACCCACACACAGACAGAggagaatttgtgtttcttagtAATTAATAAAATGGCAATGGCAAAAGATATAATGGACATACATTGGTGAATTATATATTGGcagaaaggccaggaaattctacatagAAATATATGCATGTGATACTTGCTGCTTAGCTAGCTGAGATACAAGATCCTGATTAGTGAGTGAAGAAAGTCTTTACAAAGGTCTTTACAaactagatgagatacaagatcgtgatTAGTGGGTAAAGATGGTCTTTACACCAGTTCTTTAGCCTAAtgtttttgcttttgtatttccttttcttcacttttatttACTCTGTTTTAGTCTCAATATGACAACCAAAATTAGTAGGTGTCCTGTGTTTTCATGGTATCATcttgtttgattgttttttaatataaataagggagaaaaaataaattttgctcgtactttttatcatatttatataattttctattatcTTAATCTgtttttcagccttgaaaatgcattaaGCGTTCAGtaacgtacatatatattatctatatatatatatgaatatatatatatatatatatatatatatatatatatatttataatatataatatatatattatatatatataatatatatattgtataatatacacatatatatatagcatatatttgcataaccacgcacacaaacacacacacacacattatatatatatacacacacacacagatatatatatatatatatatatatatatatataatatatatatatatatatatatatatatatatatagtacacacacgcacgcgcgcaatTGTATTGCATTGACCACAATGTCCTTTTAGCATcatgaatttttaaaactttgtaTACTTGTATCACTGCAAAGCCTTATAATAAGTCCATGGGCCAGAAACGGAAAAGGTCCCCTCCACCCCTTTTTTATACCTGCCACATTTTTTTAGTTACTTTCATGTCTATGCTTCAAGAAAAGCATTGCTAGTCAAGCAATTTCTGGTTGCTAGCACCTGTAAACAGCTATTAAAGATGGCTACTGGCCAAGAGTGGAAAACTGAATACAATACCATTTTTCTCCCAGCAGTCCTATAAACCTGAGTTATTAATGTAttccactttcgttccttttactgtacctcctttcatattctcattcttcatcttactttccaccctctcctaatacttgattcaaaggtattcctcccgttacacctttcggaccttttactttcaatttccatttcagcgctgaatgaccaaaaggtcccagtgctaggcctttggcctgaattctatattcaactcaaaaaAGTGGGAAGAATTGAAAACATTAAGAAGTATTGTGGATTATcaaaaacacatatacatataaatataatatgttatgtactatatgcaatatatatatttctatatatataatattatatataaattatataaatgtatattgtaatatattattattaatattat includes these proteins:
- the LOC135225314 gene encoding uncharacterized protein LOC135225314 codes for the protein MGTALLSMTAYNPAANEMVKRAHCSLKVALMAQCTNKNWKAQLPLVLLGLRTAPKVNGEESLAEKVYREDCQTHNYIPEGLVTCPHVFLRDNSHHPPLSRPCRGPYHIITRNSKAYLAEIHGRENWVSIDRLKPTFLMDNETWGKTSRHPRIPPQNKTLSEETDIPRQGRGRPRGRTKDGILAFLPDDSIVKTAPRPQISRTQGQLLIPT